The following are encoded together in the Pectobacterium punjabense genome:
- the aaeA gene encoding p-hydroxybenzoic acid efflux pump subunit AaeA produces the protein MKNFFLTLFRQQAVLIKKLSRVVITLVVVLCAIVAIFRVWAFYTESPWTRDAKFTADVVAIAPDVSGLLSDVRVTDNQLVNQGDVLFVIDQPRYHQAVAQAEADVAYYQALVTEKRRESGRRARLGVSAMSQENIDQSSNALETATHQLAKAQAVLSLAKLELERTVVRAPADGWVTNLHVQSGEFIERGNTAVALVKKDSFYLLAYMEETKLEGVRRGYRAEITPLGSEKIFYGTVDSVAAGVNNSSNSANTKGLANVDSNLEWVRLAQRVPVKIRLDRQMGDLYPAGTTATVVITGEQVNNDKKPSPLIRLLYRLREFG, from the coding sequence CTGTGTGCGATTGTGGCCATTTTCCGTGTTTGGGCGTTTTATACCGAATCGCCCTGGACGCGTGACGCTAAATTTACTGCGGATGTGGTGGCAATCGCGCCGGATGTCAGCGGCTTATTGAGCGATGTTCGCGTGACGGACAATCAACTGGTGAACCAAGGCGATGTGCTGTTTGTCATCGATCAGCCGCGTTACCACCAGGCTGTTGCGCAGGCGGAAGCCGATGTTGCTTACTATCAGGCGCTGGTAACCGAAAAACGTCGGGAGTCAGGACGTCGTGCGCGGCTGGGCGTCAGCGCGATGTCACAGGAAAATATCGATCAGTCTAGCAATGCGCTAGAAACCGCAACACACCAGCTTGCTAAAGCGCAGGCGGTATTGTCGCTGGCGAAACTGGAGTTGGAGCGCACCGTGGTACGCGCCCCTGCCGACGGTTGGGTGACCAACCTGCATGTGCAGAGCGGTGAATTTATCGAACGTGGTAATACGGCAGTGGCGCTGGTGAAGAAGGATTCGTTTTACCTGCTGGCGTACATGGAAGAGACCAAACTTGAAGGTGTCCGCCGCGGCTATCGTGCGGAAATCACGCCGCTGGGTAGCGAAAAAATATTTTACGGTACGGTCGATAGCGTGGCGGCTGGGGTAAATAACAGCAGCAATAGTGCGAATACGAAAGGCCTGGCTAACGTAGATTCCAATCTGGAGTGGGTGCGTTTGGCACAGCGCGTGCCGGTAAAAATTCGTCTCGATCGGCAAATGGGTGACCTCTATCCGGCTGGTACCACGGCGACCGTGGTGATTACCGGCGAGCAGGTCAACAATGATAAAAAACCGTCACCGCTCATTCGCCTGCTTTATCGCCTGCGTGAGTTTGGCTAA